One Kribbella sp. NBC_00662 genomic region harbors:
- a CDS encoding SGNH/GDSL hydrolase family protein, with the protein MIQTLRRLAIGLVVLLIVTAISSADTISEVLRPQPQAAGQVRVVALGDSVTSGHNCNCAAFPQMYGDLLHDRSGVPVIVNNLGVAGLDSNGLLQLLDQRNSPAEQATAAANVVLITIGANDFGDHHDDVTSGQCTGDCVSDEFEQLQVNLGKILDRIHVLRANLPTTILMTGYWNVFKDGEVAERQYTPSGRIASDQLTVRTNAAIDAAARADDATYVDIYTPFEDSADITSLLASDGDHPNAAGHALIARTLLAATPNPLTSSPRQGG; encoded by the coding sequence GTGATCCAGACACTCCGACGACTGGCGATCGGTCTGGTCGTGCTGCTGATCGTCACCGCGATCAGCAGCGCCGACACGATCAGCGAGGTCCTCCGGCCGCAGCCCCAGGCTGCCGGTCAGGTCCGGGTCGTCGCCCTCGGCGACTCGGTCACCTCCGGCCACAACTGCAACTGCGCGGCGTTCCCGCAGATGTACGGCGACCTGCTCCACGACCGCTCCGGCGTACCCGTGATCGTGAACAACCTCGGCGTCGCCGGCCTCGACTCGAACGGTCTGCTGCAGCTGCTCGACCAGCGCAACTCCCCCGCCGAGCAGGCCACCGCCGCGGCGAACGTCGTCCTGATCACGATCGGCGCGAACGACTTCGGCGACCACCACGACGACGTCACCAGCGGTCAGTGCACCGGTGACTGCGTGTCCGACGAGTTCGAGCAGCTCCAGGTCAACCTGGGCAAGATCCTCGACCGCATCCACGTACTGCGGGCCAACCTCCCGACCACGATCCTGATGACCGGCTACTGGAACGTGTTCAAGGACGGCGAGGTCGCCGAACGCCAGTACACCCCGAGCGGCCGGATCGCCAGCGACCAGCTCACCGTCCGGACCAACGCCGCCATCGACGCGGCGGCCCGCGCCGACGACGCGACGTACGTCGACATCTACACGCCGTTCGAGGACAGCGCCGACATCACCAGCCTGCTCGCCTCCGACGGCGACCACCCGAACGCGGCCGGCCACGCCCTGATCGCCCGGACCCTCCTCGCTGCAACACCCAACCCTTTGACGTCGTCCCCACGTCAAGGAGGGTAG
- a CDS encoding SigE family RNA polymerase sigma factor, which translates to MSFADFATSRHGALYRYAYLLAGDRGLAEDLVQEALVKTYVGWHRLRDPNNAEAYTRRVITTTAIGWWRRKSWRAELPNDDVPELPTDPDDVTARVWLWRELQKLPPRQRAALVLRYYEDLTETQTAEVLGCSVGTVKSQVSDALKKLRSDVVLKAGMTE; encoded by the coding sequence ATGAGCTTCGCCGACTTCGCGACCAGCCGGCACGGCGCGCTCTACCGCTACGCCTACCTGCTGGCCGGCGACCGCGGTCTGGCGGAGGACCTGGTCCAGGAGGCGCTGGTCAAGACGTACGTCGGCTGGCACCGCCTCCGCGACCCGAACAACGCCGAGGCGTACACACGCCGCGTCATCACCACCACCGCGATCGGCTGGTGGCGCCGCAAGTCGTGGCGAGCCGAGCTGCCCAACGACGACGTACCCGAGCTACCGACCGATCCCGATGACGTGACCGCCCGCGTCTGGCTGTGGCGCGAGCTACAGAAACTCCCGCCCCGGCAACGGGCAGCGCTGGTACTGCGGTACTACGAGGACCTCACCGAGACCCAGACCGCCGAGGTGCTCGGTTGCAGTGTCGGGACCGTGAAGAGCCAGGTCTCCGACGCACTCAAGAAGCTCCGCTCCGATGTGGTGCTGAAAGCAGGGATGACCGAATGA
- a CDS encoding ABC transporter ATP-binding protein produces the protein MTTTDADSTPAVPKIGEELLSVTSLVKHFPIRKGVLQRQVGAVQAVDGLTFNVTRGETLSLVGESGCGKTTTGRLLTRLLEPTSGTIIFEGRDISHLREGQMRPLRRDVQMIFQDPYGSLNPRHTVGKIVGAPFKLQNVKTEHGVKKAVQELLELVGLSPEHYNRYPHEFSGGQRQRIGIARTLALRPKLIVADEPVSALDVSIQAQVVNLLEDLQEEFDLTYVMIAHDLSVVRHVSDRVAVMYLGKIVELADRVDLYEKPMHPYTVALLSAVPVPDTKRKTKQERIRLQGDVPSPINPPPACRFHTRCWKAQDICKSVEPPLVELAPGHQTACHFPENQTTETPAADQAKS, from the coding sequence GTGACCACTACTGACGCCGATTCCACTCCCGCCGTCCCGAAGATCGGCGAGGAGCTGCTCTCGGTCACGAGCCTTGTCAAGCACTTCCCGATCCGCAAGGGCGTTCTGCAGCGCCAGGTCGGCGCTGTCCAGGCAGTCGACGGGCTGACGTTCAACGTGACCCGTGGCGAGACCCTGTCGCTGGTGGGCGAGTCCGGCTGCGGCAAGACCACCACCGGCCGGCTGCTGACCCGGTTGCTCGAGCCGACGTCCGGCACGATCATCTTCGAGGGTCGCGACATCAGCCATCTGCGCGAGGGGCAGATGCGGCCGCTGCGCCGCGACGTACAGATGATCTTCCAGGACCCGTACGGCTCGCTGAACCCGCGGCACACGGTCGGCAAGATCGTCGGCGCGCCGTTCAAGCTGCAGAACGTGAAGACCGAACACGGCGTGAAGAAGGCCGTGCAGGAGCTGCTCGAGCTGGTCGGTCTGAGCCCGGAGCACTACAACCGCTACCCGCACGAGTTCTCGGGCGGTCAGCGGCAGCGGATCGGTATCGCCCGGACGCTCGCGCTGCGGCCGAAGCTGATCGTCGCCGACGAGCCGGTGTCCGCGCTGGATGTGTCGATCCAGGCCCAGGTGGTGAACCTGCTCGAGGACCTGCAGGAAGAGTTCGATCTGACGTACGTGATGATCGCGCACGACCTGTCCGTCGTCCGGCACGTGTCGGACCGGGTCGCGGTCATGTACCTCGGCAAGATCGTCGAGCTCGCCGACCGCGTCGACCTGTACGAGAAGCCGATGCACCCGTACACGGTCGCGCTGCTCTCGGCGGTCCCGGTGCCGGACACGAAGCGGAAGACCAAGCAGGAGCGGATCCGGCTGCAGGGCGACGTACCTTCGCCGATCAATCCGCCGCCGGCGTGCCGGTTCCACACCCGCTGCTGGAAGGCCCAGGACATCTGCAAGTCCGTCGAGCCGCCACTGGTCGAGCTGGCCCCGGGCCACCAGACCGCGTGCCACTTCCCGGAGAACCAGACCACGGAGACGCCCGCTGCCGATCAGGCCAAGTCGTAG
- a CDS encoding ABC transporter ATP-binding protein, with protein sequence MTEPTNEVQEPVQRIERGEAFLDVRDLKVHFPTDDGLVKSVDGISFKLERGKTLGIVGESGSGKSVTSLSIMGLHPPGVARISGQIFLDGQDLVSASREEVRLLRGKRMAMIFQDPLSAMHPFYTVGHQIIEAYRVHNQVSKQVARKHAIEMLDRVGIPQPDRRVDAYPHQFSGGMRQRAMIAMALSCDPDLLIADEPTTALDVTVQAQILDLIRDLQREFNSAVIIITHDLGVVAELADDIQVMYAGRAAEYGTAEEIFDQPLHPYTWGLLGSMPRIDRERSERLIPIKGTPPSLINVPTGCAFNPRCNYAHLNGGASETDRPELLDTGSGHMVACHLSPQNRQQAWETDIKPKL encoded by the coding sequence GTGACCGAACCGACCAACGAGGTACAAGAACCGGTCCAGCGGATCGAGCGCGGCGAGGCGTTCCTCGACGTACGCGACCTCAAGGTGCACTTCCCGACCGACGACGGTCTGGTCAAGTCGGTGGACGGCATCTCGTTCAAGCTGGAGCGGGGCAAGACCCTCGGCATCGTGGGCGAGTCCGGCTCCGGCAAGAGTGTGACGAGTCTGTCGATCATGGGCCTGCACCCGCCGGGTGTGGCCAGGATCAGCGGCCAGATCTTCCTGGACGGGCAGGACCTGGTCTCGGCGAGCCGGGAAGAGGTCCGGTTGCTGCGCGGCAAGCGGATGGCGATGATCTTCCAGGACCCGCTGTCGGCGATGCACCCGTTCTACACGGTCGGTCACCAGATCATCGAGGCCTACCGGGTGCACAACCAGGTCAGCAAGCAGGTCGCGAGGAAGCACGCGATCGAGATGCTCGACCGGGTCGGTATCCCGCAGCCGGACCGCCGCGTCGACGCGTACCCGCACCAGTTCTCCGGCGGTATGCGGCAGCGCGCGATGATCGCGATGGCGCTGTCGTGCGACCCGGACCTGCTGATCGCAGACGAGCCGACCACGGCCCTCGACGTCACCGTGCAGGCGCAGATCCTGGACCTGATCCGGGACCTGCAGCGCGAGTTCAACTCCGCCGTCATCATCATCACCCACGACCTCGGCGTGGTCGCGGAGCTGGCCGACGACATCCAGGTGATGTACGCCGGCCGCGCGGCCGAGTACGGCACCGCCGAGGAGATCTTCGACCAGCCGCTGCACCCGTACACCTGGGGTCTGCTCGGCTCGATGCCGCGGATCGACCGGGAGCGCTCCGAGCGGCTGATCCCGATCAAGGGCACGCCGCCGAGCCTGATCAACGTCCCGACCGGCTGTGCGTTCAACCCACGCTGCAACTACGCGCACCTGAACGGCGGTGCCAGCGAGACCGACCGGCCGGAGCTGCTCGACACCGGCAGCGGCCACATGGTCGCCTGCCATCTCTCCCCGCAGAACCGCCAGCAGGCGTGGGAGACCGACATCAAGCCGAAGCTGTGA